A DNA window from Vigna unguiculata cultivar IT97K-499-35 chromosome 10, ASM411807v1, whole genome shotgun sequence contains the following coding sequences:
- the LOC114165970 gene encoding macrophage migration inhibitory factor homolog — translation MPCLYISTNINLDGINIDPIFSQATTAVSKIIGKPEKFVMVILKGSVPISFEGNKEAAAYAEIVSMGGINSEVKKKLIYDIGTILQSNLSIPRTRFFLKVFDTTAFRTKSNL, via the exons ATGCCTTGTCTTTACATCTCCACCAACATTAACTTAGATGGAATCAACATCGATCCAATCTTTTCTCAAGCTACCACTGCAGTTTCCAAAATCATCGGAAAACCAGAAAAG TTTGTGATGGTGATATTGAAGGGGTCAGTGCCAATATCTTTTGAGGGAAACAAAGAAGCAGCTGCATATGCTGAGATAGTTTCAATGGGAGGCATAAATTCAGAAGTGAAGAAGAAACTGATTTATGACATTGGCACCATATTGCAGTCCAACCTATCTATACCAAGAACACGGTTTTTTCTCAAAGTCTTTGACACAACAGCATTTCGCACTAAATCCAACTTGTAA